A stretch of DNA from Pseudonocardia hierapolitana:
GCACGGGGCTGTTCACCGTGGTCACGTGCCCGGAGCGGTGCTTGAGGACCACCGGGCGGCCCCCGGCTGCCCGGTCCAGCTCGCGGCGGTGGGGATGCCCGCCGATCGCGGTGTCGTCGTATCCGGCGCCGATCACGAACGCGTCGGGTGCGAGGGTCGCCGCCCGCTCCGCCACGCGGCCGTAGAGGGTGGCGAGGTCGGTGAGGCCGGAGAGGTCGACCTCGTCGAGCGACGACCCGAACCACGCCATGTGGTTGTGCGCGTCGCCGAACCCGGGCACGAGGGCGGCGCCCTGCGCGTCGATCTCGACCTCGCCGCGCAGGCCGTCGGCATCGAGGGCGAGCACGCGGCCGTGGTGCACGGCGAGCGTGTGCGCGCGGGGCGCCGCGTCGTCCACCGTGACGATCACGGCGTTGCGCACGAGCAGGTCAGCGATCAATTCGAGCCCATACCCCTCTATCCCAGGTGGTGCAGCCGCGTCAGCGGCAGCGTCGCGGACCGGTGCAGCGGGATCTCCCGGCCGTCGACGCGCACCGGGATCGGCTCCGGCGCCACCTCGACGGTCGGGGTGGCGGTGTTGTGCAGCATGTCCGCGCAGGTCAGGCCGCGGCTGTCGGCGATGGGGGAGTACGTCCGTCCCGCCGGCAGCGCATCGGTGTCGGCGTGCCGCGACACGAACACGTGCGCCAGTCGTGCGGGCGCGGCGCCGTGCCCGCCGTAGAAGGCGCGCATCCGCCGCGGCTGGGTGAGCCGGGTGGAGCCGGATCCCGATCCGGCCGCGCCCCAGGCCACGAACCCCGACTTGATGACGAGTTCGGGCTGGGCGCCGAACCACGCCGGGTTCCACAGCACGATGTCGGCGAGCCGGCCCGGCCGCAGCGAGCCGACGTGCCCCGCGATGCCGTGCGCGACGGCCGCGTTGTGGGTGAGCTTGGCCAGGTAGCGCAGCACGCGCGCGTTGTTGGCGACCTCCGGGCCGGTCTCCCCGGCCAGGCCCGCCTGCACGGACGCGAGCTGCCAGGTGCGCCGCGCGGACTCGGCGATGCGGCCCATGCCCAGCGCGTCGGAGTTGACGATGCTGATCGCGCCCTGGTCGTGCAGCCAGTTCTCGGCCGAGATCGCGTGCTCGCGGATGCGGCTCGCGGCGATCGCGGCGTCGCTGGGGACGTGGGCGTGGCCGCGGTGCACGGTGAGCGTCATCGGACCGAGCTCGGCCACGGTGGACGGCGTGAGCGGCAGCGTCGGCGTCGTCGAGCTGGTCAGCACGTTGGGCCGGGAGACGATCGACAGCAGGTCGGGGTGCCCGCCGCCGCCCTCCACGTGGTAGGCGTGCACGGTGCGGCCGCCGACCGCGTCGAGGGTGTCGGCGAGGTAGCCGGACTCGTTGAGCGTGTCGGTGTGCAGGGCCACCGGCAG
This window harbors:
- a CDS encoding urease subunit alpha codes for the protein MTALDRADYARRYGPTTGDRIRLADTELWVEVEADDTEPGEELLGGCGKTARHGALVSSSADRASALDMIVLGVVLLDPVLGIRKTNIGIKDGRVVGVGRAGNPDVLDGVALEVDAHTAMITGEGLLATPGIVDSHVHLSNADLAEAALSAGVTTIVGMGIGGVWDVGANPRYNLHSLIAGWADVPINAAFLARGSSTSAGLLEEAVVSGCAGFKVHEDWGATPDVIDTCLGVAEAADLPVALHTDTLNESGYLADTLDAVGGRTVHAYHVEGGGGHPDLLSIVSRPNVLTSSTTPTLPLTPSTVAELGPMTLTVHRGHAHVPSDAAIAASRIREHAISAENWLHDQGAISIVNSDALGMGRIAESARRTWQLASVQAGLAGETGPEVANNARVLRYLAKLTHNAAVAHGIAGHVGSLRPGRLADIVLWNPAWFGAQPELVIKSGFVAWGAAGSGSGSTRLTQPRRMRAFYGGHGAAPARLAHVFVSRHADTDALPAGRTYSPIADSRGLTCADMLHNTATPTVEVAPEPIPVRVDGREIPLHRSATLPLTRLHHLG